In one Solanum lycopersicum chromosome 11, SLM_r2.1 genomic region, the following are encoded:
- the LOC138339444 gene encoding uncharacterized protein has translation MKKDITEYVARCPNCQQVKAEHLKRGDIPQMIEISTWKWEDINMDFVGRGLRRLYIEYIVRWHGIPLSIIFYKGAQFTLHFWRSFQKILGTQIIHEALEKVKVIRDRLAAAYSRQKSYVDNRKRPLEFDVGDQRAGEVAYELALTAELASVHPVFHVSIIKKCLGDPTSILPVEGLGVDKDLSYEEVLLRFYTGR, from the exons atgaagaaggacattacTGAGTATGTGGCCAGGTGTCCcaattgtcagcaggttaaaGCAGAGCACCTTAAGCGTGGTGATATCCCTCAGATGATTGAGATTTcgacttggaagtgggaggacATTAACATGGACTTCGTG GGCCGAGGATTACGGAGACTCTACATTGAGTATATTGTGAggtggcatgggattcctttgtctatcattttttataaagGAGCTCAGTTCACTTTGCATTTCTGGAGATCCTTCCAGAAGATCTTAGGCACGCAG atcattcatgaggccttagagaaggtcaaggtgattagggacaggttggctGCTGCTTATAGTCGGCAGAAATCATATGTAGATAATCGGAAGCGACCCTTAGaatttgatgttggtgaccag CGTGCGGgtgaggtggcttatgagttggcATTGActgcggagctagcttctgttcatccagttTTTCATGTCTCTATAATAAAGAAGTGCCTTGGTGATCCAACATCGATTCTGCctgttgaaggtttgggggttgataaagacttgtcctatgaggaggttctGTTGAGATTTTATACTGGAAGGTGA